DNA from Mycolicibacterium alvei:
CGCTGCGGCAGCAGTCCAGATCTGAGGCAGGTGGGTGATCGCGGTCGACACCTTGGCCAGTTGCCTGCCGAATCGTGCCGGATCGATCGGTGCCGGGGACGGGACCGGGGACGGCTGGATCGCCTCGATGGCACACCATCCGATCCGATCGGTCTGCGTGTCATCGTGAAAGTGCCGTACCCAGATCACCGTGGCACGGTCGGGCAGTTCCAGCCAATCGCTCGCCTGACGGTCCCCGCCGACGGTCACCTGGTAATCGCCGTCGGCGTCGAACGTGATCCCGTCACTGTCGATCCGGGAGTTCGCCTGGGCCACGGTACCGCCGGCACCGGCGTAGACGGTGATCGAAACGTACGACGCGTCGCCGCGGTTACCACGGATCCGGTATCGGCCGCCGGGGCGGACATCGGCGACCCAGTACTGGAAGTCGGGGTTGTCCATCAGGAATTTCTGACGCCAGCCGTTGAACGCGACGAACTCAGGTTTGTCCCGATCAACTTCCAGACGGCCCAGCTGGTTCGACACTGCCCGCAGCAGCGCGCGGAACCCGTCGGCGCGTTCGGTTTCCGGTAGTTCCGCGGTATCGACCGCGAGTTGTTCACCGGCCGTGTGTAATCCGTCGACGAATGCGTTCCAGGCCGTGACTTCGGCGCGAGGTTCACCTGCACTGGGTGCGGCCACGGGCATCCTTCCCCAATCCGGAAGCGGCTGCTTCCAGAATTGGATCGTGCTCGTTATGCTCACGGAATGTCAAGGCCGTACCGCGGTCAGGCCGCCGACGCACGGTCCGCGGAGCGCCGCGCCCGACTGATCCGGGCAGGTGTCGATCTGGTCGGCACCCGCGGGGTGACCGCCATGACAATGCGTGCCGTCTGTCGTGAGGCGGAGCTCAGCCAGAAGTTCTTCTACGAAAGTTTCACCGACACCGACGAATTGCTCCGCGAGGTCTACCGCAGCACGTTCGAGCACGCGCGTCAGGTCATCGCAGCCGCAGGTGATTCAACAGCCGATCTGACGTCACGTACGCGGGCCGGCGTGGCGGCGGCGGCACAACTCGTCAGAGACGATCCCCGCATCTGTCGGATCCTCTTGGTAGAGCCGATCGCCGACCTGAGCCTGCGTCATTTTGTCCGCGACACCGTCGGTGCGATGAGTGGGGTCCAGGCCCCGAACGACGAGGCCGACACCGCTGCGACGGCGCGGCTCAAGATGCAGTACGCCACCGTTTTCGGCGCCATCATCTCGTTGTTCATCGAATGGACCGAAGGCAACCTCGGCTCCGACCGCGACGCATTCGTCGACCACGTGAGCATCATGCTGGTGTCGTCGCCGTTGTTCGACGACGGCATTCAGCCAGTTCCCTCGACCGGCCAGCCCGCCAGGACCCCTCGAATCAGCCGGTCGAGCTGATCGGCGGTATCCACCAGCGGTTGTCCGATGACAAACGTCATCATCACCCCGTTGACGAACGAGAAGAGTGCTTTCGCCTGTTCGTCGATGACCTCGGGCACCATCGGATTCTCTTCCGTGTCATGCCATTCCGTCACGACGGCGCGCGCGAGCCCGTAGAACCCCTCGACGGACGCACTGAGCGTGGCGGCCAGCTCATCGTCGCGGCCGGCCTGAAGTGCCAACTCGTAGCGGGCCTTGGTGCGGGTGAGCCAGGGCTCGGTGGCCGAATACATGATGAGGGTGGCAAACCCGAGTGTGCCGGCGAACTCTGTCCGATCGGTATCGGCCAGCTCCGTGAGCAAGGAGAGGTCGGCGAGGTCGAGTTCGTTGAGGCGCACCGCAATCGCGTGCATCAGCGCATCTCGGGTCCGGAAATAGAACGACGTCGTGCCGTCGGGAACCTCGGCCCTCTTGTCGACCTTGGGGTGACTCACGCCGCGCGCACCGTCCTGACCGAGCAGTTCGATGGCAGCGTCAGCCAGTTCGCGGCGACGCTGCGCGGCGTTGTACTTCCTACGTTCAGCGATGCCCGCAGTGTATCGAGCGGGCGTTCGAAGGCCCCCGATATCGCCCGACGGTCAGAACTGCCCGCAGTTGGGTGTGGTGGGTTCACCGTTGAAGCGGGCGGCGATCCACTGCATGGCCGGTTCCCCGTCCACGAGCATGGGGAGCGCATGGTTGATCACCAGCTTGTTCAGGAACGGCGGTTGCTCGTTGGTGCGGAATTCGACGTCGGCGCCCTGCGCGCACCAGTCCCGGCCCAGCTGGTTGGCTGCCGTCCACGGCACCAGCGGGTCGTAGCGGTTGCTGTTGATCAGAACAGGTGCGTTCGGCTTATACCGGCCGAGCTTCTGCAGATCGAACAGGCTGCTGAACGGTTCTTGCTGGACGAGCTTTCTGATGTCCTCGTTGAAGTAGGGCTGCAGATGACGGAACGCGAAGTCGACGATCGTCTGCCCCACGCACTGGCGCGACACCGATTCGAGCATGTCCTTGCCACGCTGGGTGAGCTTGGACCGGATTGCATCGGCCGCTTCCGGGTAGGCGGCGATGACGCCGTTGAGTGCGTAGCCGACGACGCCCACGAGCGCGCTGCCGTCGGCATAGGGCAGCAGTTCCTTGAGGTCGGCAGGAGGCGCACCGGCGTAGGTGCCGACGATGTTCAGCTCAGGTGCGTAGGCCGAGGCCAGCTCCGCCGCCGACGCCGTCGCCCCACCACCCTGCGAGTATCCCCAGAACGCCACGGGCCCATGGGGATCCAGCGAGGTGTCGGGCAGTTTCATGGCTGCCCGGCCGGCGTCGAGAACGGCCTGACCCTCGGCAAGGCGGTTGACGTAGGTGTGCATCGAATCGGTGCCGAGGCCTTGGTAGTCGGTCATCACGATGGCAAAGCCGCGGGCCACCAAGGTTGCGACGAACGCTTCCTCGTAGTTGACCATGATGTCCCAACCACCCGAGTAGTGGATGCCCTGGTTGAACTGGCGCGACGGTGCGCACTGGTTGCCCTGGCCCTGCGTACCCGGCGCGTAGACGATCAGCGGACGCGGCCCCTTGCCGGGCCAGTCGTTGTACGGCTCGAAGTAGGTGCCGGTGACGGCGATCGGATTCCCACGAGAATCGGTGCTGCGGTACATGATCCGCGTTCCGGTCGCCATGATGGCGCCCAGCTGGCCGGACGGCTCGAGTACCAGCCGGCTCGGTTCGGTGCGGATCACATCGCCGGGCGCACCGGGCGGCAACGGGTCCGGCGGGAGGTAGAACTCCTGGTACTGCGGTTCGTCGCCGGTGTCGGCAAAGGCCACTGTGGTCGATGCGACGAGCGACCCGATCATCAACATGAGGACGACGACCATCCCCCCGGCGTTACGCATTACCGGACAGTAACAAGAAAGTGTCTGGTCGTGCCACTTTTCCTCTAAGTAACTAGAGAACTAGTTTAATTCTGCAGGTAGGGCCGGGTTTACATCCCCAGCAAGCGACTCGCACCGGTTTCCACTCCGGGGTCGTAGCCCGGCGGACGAGCAGCCACGGTGCAAAAAACGGCGGCGACGCAGTGCACCGATAGCCCTCCGAGAGAATGGAGACCATGAGCCTGCAACCAACGCGCACCGACGCTGTGAACCGGCCGCCCTACTGCGCGCTCCACCTGATCCTGATGGTCGGCCTGCTCGCGGTGGCGCTGGTGTGGGGTCCCGGTGTCGGTCGCGCATACGCGGCCGAGGCGGCAACAGCCGGGGATGTTCTCTCCATCGGTGACCCGGCCGCACCCGGTCAGATCGACCTTTACCTGGATCCTCTGTGCCCGTACAGCGGGAAGATGGTGCAAGAGCAAGGCGCCGAGATCGGCCGGCGCATCGAGGATGGCAAACTCCACGTCAACCTGCGGTTGGTCAATTTCCTCGAAAAGTACTCGGCCAGCGGCACTTACGACAGCCGCGCGATCTATGCCGCTTTCATCGTCGCCGATCACTCACGGTCGAGCGACATCACCTGGCGGTTCATCGAGCAGATCTTCGCCGCCGATCAACAGCCGGAAGAACAAGGCGCGACAGATCTGAGCAACGATCAGCTCGCCGGGTTGGCCGATCGCGCCGGCGCGCCGCCGTCGGCTCAGGACATGATCAAGCTGGGACTCCCGATCCCCTTCGACGGCCACGCCATCGGGACGAACAACCTTCCGCTGCTGCGCGGCTTCCCCGAGCCCGGGGTGCCGCTGGTTGCCATCGACGGCAACTCCGTCGACGGCAACTCCGATTGGCTGGCTCAGCTTGCCCACTGATCGGCACCCCTAGTCCGACTAGACTAAGTCTAGTAGCCTGACCCCATGTCCACCGTCAATATCCACGATGCGAAGACCCGCCTGTCGCAACTGCTCGCCCGGGTCGAAAGCGGTGAGACGATCACGATCGCGAGGGCAGGCAGGCCCATTGCCGACCTCGTTCCTCACACCCGCGTTGACATCGTGTTCGGCGGGCTGACGGGTCGAATCGGTTACGACACCGCACATTTCGACGATACCGACGGCAATCTCAACGCCCTGTTCGGAATCGAATGAGCGGGCTGCTGCTGGATACCCATGTCCTGCTCTGGCTACTCGAAGACAACCCACGACTGGGAACCGCCGCACGCGAACGCATCACCGAAAGCGCCGCGGTGTTCGCCTCCGCGGCCGGCACCTGGGAGCTCGCCATCAAGGCGGCGATCGGCAAACTCACTCTGCCCGGGGACTTCGACGACGCGATCGGACGATCCGGCGTACAGGATTTGCCCATCACGCGTCGCCACGCTCTGGCCTCGGACGTCACGGCGCTGCCGCACAAGGATCCCTTCGACGCGATTCTGGTCGCTCAGGCCACCGTGGAACGGCTCACCCTGCTCACTGCTGACGCGAAACTGCTTGCGGCAGTGCCCGACGCGGTGGACGCCAGAATCTGAGCCGCCCGGCGGTTACGGCTACAGCGTGCACAAGGTCAGCGCGAAGGCCGGTGCCACCGCAATCGCGACGACGATGAGCGACATCGCGACAGGTTGCGGGCGCCACCAGCTCTCCTGTTGCGGATGCATGAGCCGGGTAACCCGGTCTATCACTGCCGTCCCGGCGGCAGCCAGCACACCATCGGGCAGGCGGTGTCGGGTACTCAACGCGACGAGGCTCGCCAACAGCGGCTCACGACCGTGCCTGCGTGTGGCCGCGTCGTCGGCGCACATCTCCAGCAACGCCGGTACCGACTGCGCCGCCGCCCGCATCAGGGGTAATCCCGGCAGTGCCGCGGCGAGGGTGTTGAGCATGGCGATGACGTGATGGTGGCGGCCCCGCAGGTGCGCCCGCTCGTGGGCCAGAACCGCGGCGAGCGCGGGTGGCTTCAACAGCTCCAGAGCAGCCGTCGTGACGACAATGGCGCTGCGCCGGCCGCCGGACACGCAGTAGGCGGTCGGTTGTTCAGCCGTGATGGCGACGACGCCGTCGTGACCGGTGGGCCTGCCGATGATCCGTACCGCCTCTGTGTGCCGGCGATTGGCGCGGCGCGTCCGACACAATGCGACGATCACCCGGCGCGTGGTGTTGGTCGCCACTGCGGCAGTGGCTGCGAGCAGGGCGACGACCAAGACCGTCGCCACGGTGGGCGGCAACGTCACCGCGCTGGCGATCCCCAGTGTTTCGACGCAGAACGCCGGTGCGCTGCGAACGATCAGGCTGTGGGCGGCACCCGCAATCAGGATCACCAGCGCCGCGACCCAGGCGAAGGACGCGGTTGCGACGACCACCAACCAGCCTGCCACCGACAGTCTGGGATGAATGCGAGCCGAGATCGGGCCGGTGAACAGTACCGGCGCCAGCCAGCTCAAAGCCATCGCGTAGCCGAGGAGAAACGTGACCGCGTTCATCGCGGCTGCTCCTCGGTGAACCGCTTGAGGGCCTGTCGAAGCTCCTTGGAGTCGTCGTCGACGATCTGCTCCAGGAAGAAGTTGAGGATCAGCTCACTGTTGCCGCCGGATTCGAACACCGTGCGCATCAACTGCGCAGAGTGTTCCTCACGGGTCATCACCGGCCGATAGCTGTACGCCAGCCCGACCTTCTCCCGCTCCAGCCAGCCTTTTCGGAACAGATTGTCCATGGTCGACATGACCGTGGTGTAGGCGATCTGACGCTTGGTGACGAGCTCGTCGTGCACGCTGCGCACCGTCGAGGGCTCCGCACGTGACCAGAGCACTTCCATCACCACAGCTTCGAGATCGCCAAATCCTTTTATGCCCATATCCGTTACCGCCCGCGTGGGTGCGCCGTCACCGTTTCGTTGTCTCGCACGTCAAACCTATGTAGCGCGATAGTAGCTTCTCCGCCACAACCGAATTGACCTCCACACGAGGAGTGCGACCACGACGCCCAGAATCAGCCAAGGATCACTCACGCCCGACGCCAGTCGCCCCAGCCACACTTGCAGGTCGTACTGCGCATCGACGGACAGCGGGCCGCCGAGATCCGCCGTGCCGTCGGTGAACAGGAACAGCCCACCGAGAGCGATGAAGACCACCCCGGTGAGCAACGAGGTGGTGTGGGTCTCCAGCGGCCCCAGCCGCACCGGGCGCCCCCGCAACCAGGTGCGTTCAGACAGGTTGAAGCGGTCCCACAGCCAGGCGATCAAAAACAACGGCGCCGCCATGCCGAGGGCGTAGACCGCCATCAGTAGCGCTCCGTAGGCCGGGTCGGCACCCATCGCCGACATGGTCAGGACCGCGCCCAACAGCGGACCTGCACAGAAGCCGGCCAGTCCGTACACAGCACCCAATGCGAGCACCGAGACGGTGCCGGAGATGTCGATCCGGGCCGTCATCCGTTGCATAGCGGACAGACCGAACCCCTTGCCCAACAACGTCATCAAGCCGAACCCGATCAATACCAGGCCACCGACCATCGTGACTTCACTGCGATAGCGCGTGACGACGCTACCCAGCGCCCCGACACCAGCACCCAACGGCACCAGCACGACACAGAGACCCACCCAGAACGCCAGTGTGCGCCGGACCAACAGGCGGGTCCGGTCAAAGGCGTAGGCGAAAAACGACGGCAGGAGCAGGGCCGAGCACGGGCTGAGCAGCGAAGCCAACCCGCCGAGGAAGGCGCCGAGCAGACCGATGCCGTTCATCGACCGGCCAGCGTCCCGTCGATGGCGCGCACGAAATCTTCCGTGGGCTGCGCGCCGAGCATGGGCACGTCGTTGAGCAGAAACGCCGGAGTGCTGGGCACGCCGATCCCGGCGCCCTGCGCCAGATCGGCATTGATGGCGGCGTCGAAGGTGTCTCCCCGCATTTCGGCGGTAAATCTGTCGATGTCGGGGACACCGGCCTGCCGGGCGAAACCGATCAGATCCTCATCGGTCAGGTCCGCCTTCGACCGCTCCGGTGCGGCCGCGTAGACGGCTCGGTTGAACTCCCAGAACTTGCCCTGCCCGGCTGCTGCGCGTCCGGCACGTGCTGCTGCCATCGACCGCGGGCCGAAGATCGCATAGTCGCGCCACTCGATGCGGAGTTGGTCGGCGTCGACGTAGCGCTTGACGAGTTCGGGTTCGGTGTCCCGGCTGAACTTGGCGCAGAACGGGCACCGGTAGTCGGAGAACACCACCAGCGCCACGGGCGCGTCGGGATCCCCCAAAGCCAGCGGGTCACCGGGTCTGCGGCGCTCCACCTGAGGATGACTCCCGCCGGCGCCTCCGGCGGCTGCGCCGGGTGCCTGCGCCGTCGCCGACGGCCCTGTCGCGGGCGCGGCCGAGGCCGCCTCGGTGTCGGGACGTATCAGCAGGTAGGCGATCAGAACGGCGCCGACGACAATCAGGCCTCCGATGAAAATCAGGTCCTTCTTGACACTTTCGCGTCGTCCACTCACCGCGTACCTCCATGCTAGCCTCACCTACGTAGCTACGTCGTAGCTACGTATTCTGTTTTAGCACACCGCGCCGCCCGTACGCGGCCGGCAGATGGGAGGCGCCGGAGTGTTGGCGGATTCACCGCGGAGGCGACCGGTACCGATCTTGTCGCTGGGCTTGATCGCCATCATCGGCGCGGCCATCTGGCTGACCCAGCCGGTGTCGATGGTCACCAACCTCGCCGCCGGCGAGCAGACGCAGGTCAGCTTCACCGCGACGTCGGGTGCCGGGTTGGTCGACGGAGGAACCTACGGCGTCGGCACCGTGATCGTGGCCAACTTCGACGAACCGGTCGGCGACCGCGCCGCCGCGGAACGTCGCCTGTCAGTCAAAACCGTTCCAGCCGTTGATGGTTCCTGGTACTGGATGGACAACCGGCACGCCCACTGGCGGCCGCAAAGCTACCACCGTCCCGGCACAGACGTCGTTGCATCCGCCGATCAGGGAGGCCGTCGGGTTTCCTTCCGGATCGGAGAGTCGCACGTATCCATCGCCGACGACGCCACCAAGCAGATCCGCGTTTACCGCAATGACGAGTTGGTCCGCACGATCCCGACCTCCATGGGCATGGGTGGATCAGAAACCGTTGCCGGCAAGACCATTTCGTTCTGGACGCAGCCCGGCGTCTATACGGTGATGGACAAGGCCAACACCGTGGTCATGGATTCCTCCACCTACGGGTTGCCCGTCAACTCACGCCTGGGCTACAAGCTGACCGTCGACAATGCGGTACGGCTCACCAACAGCGGGATCTACGTCCACCAACTCGACAGCACGATCTGGGCGCAGGGCAAGACCAACACGTCGCACGGATGCCTGAATGTCAACGCCGACAACGGGCGTTGGTTCTACGAATTCTCCCAACCCGGAGACGTATTCGAAGTGCACAACACCGGTGGCGAGCCACTGCCGATCTGGCAGAACGGCGACTGGGGTGTGCCGTGGGACACGTGGCTCGGCGGCAGCGCGCTACGGTGACGGCACGGGTTGCATCGCGACGGCATGCTCTGCGGCGCGACGGCCGGAGAAGACACAGTCGGCGATCGACAGGCCACTGACGTAGGAGTTGGCGCACAGTCCGATGGCCGTGCGTCCGGCCGCATAGAGACCCGGAATCGACTCGCCCGCAGGCGTTGTCACCGCACCGGTGAGTTCATCGACGATCAGCCCACCGAGGGTGAACATCGGGCACGGGTTGAGCAGGCTGGGTTTGATCGAAATCGAGATCAATGAGAACGGTCCCTGCTCGACAGAATTGACGAACTCGGCAGGCTTGCCCATCGGATCCGGTAGCCCGGCCGAGGCGGCGTCGTTGTGGGCCGCGACGGTGGCCAGCAACCCTGCCGGGTCCACGCCGGCCTTGACCGCAACCTCTTCCAGCGTGTCGGCCACGACCCGGTCGGTGCGCAACATGGCTTCCATCTGCAGGCGTTGGAACCAGATGGCCTGCTCGGGAAGCTGGGCTCGGGCCTGCTTGAGCAGTCGGTGATCGGCCAGGATCCAACCGCGGCCGCCGTGGTCGGCAACCATGGCGTGGCCAACCGCGGCGCCGTAGCGGGTCTCGTCGATGAATCGTTGTCCGTGTTCGTCGACCACGAGGGCACCCAGGAATGCGCTGGGCGGGGTGATGAAGCGCCACGCCGATACGTTGTCGAGGCGATCGACCGCACCGCCGACCTCGGCGGCCAGAGCGATTCCGCTGCCGTCGTCTCCGGTGGTGCCCAGCTGAAGTCCTTCGCGGTATGCCGGTGCGTGCTGGTCGATCAGCTCTCGATTGGCGATGTACCCGCCCGCGCTGAGAATGACCGCCTTGCGCGCATGGATGTCAACCGATTGGGCGTACCGACTTTCCAAGCGGTTCAACCGCTTTTCCATCGCGGCCCGCAGTGGCGGGTAGTAGATGCCCGGTTTGACCGCCAGCTCGGCGTACGCGTGATAGCGGCGCCGAACCCATGCCGGCGCATGGGCAAGCGTGCTCGTCCGCACGCCGACCACCCGGCCGCTGGGATCGGTCAACAGCGCGACCGCACGGGTCTGGAACTGCGTATGCACGCCGAGCCGAGCCGCCGATTCAGCGAGGGGCCGATAGATCTTCTTGCCCGAAGTCCCCGACCCTTTGGCCCGGTGACCACGCTGCGCCGGCGGAGTGATCGCACGGAAGCGCCCGGAGTTCTCGCTGCCCGAGTAGTAGAGGTAGTACTTGTTGTTCGGGTAGGACGTCTTGTACGGACACACCGACCCCTCGAACGGCACACCGTGTTCGCTGAGCCAGTCGATCATCGCCGGGCTGGTGTCGACGAAGCGCCGCAGCGTCTCGGGACGTACGGCGTCGCCGACCTCGGCCTGCAGGTAGGCGTACATCGCATCGGGGTCGTCCTCGACTCCGGCCTGGCGCTGAACCCAGGTGCCACCGCCGGCGTAGATGATCCCACCGGACACCTGCGTCGCGCCGCCGCCGTTGAATCGGTCGATGGCCAGGACGTCGGCGCCCCTGGCCCGCGCCTCCAGAGCTGCGCACACGCCGGCCGCTCCGTATCCGACCACGACGACATCAGCTGTGCGCGGCTCTAACATGGCTCTCCCCGAAAGTCGTCTTCCACCGAACGAGATGTCTAGTTTGTAGTCCACATCCGCCGTTTACCCCTGTGGCCTGGGCCACTGCCGGCCTCACCTGCGCACCATGCCGCATTGTGAGATCGGACAATCGCTAGGATACGAAGTGCTACTCATCCGAGGGGCCAGCCCACACGACCCACAGGACGATTGATTTGAACTCGCCAGAACTCGCCCACTGGAACGCTCAGGAAGCACTCGCCGAGGCGATGATTCCGCTCATCGGCGCCCTGTACCGGGCGAAGGGCGTGACAGTCCTGCTGCACAGCCGGTCGCTGGTGAACAAATCCGTCATCAGCATCCTGCGAACCCACCGATTCGCGCGGCAGGTCGGCGGTGACGAGCTGTCGGTCGAAGAGACCTTCCCCTTCCTGCAGGCGCTGGCCGACCTGGACCTGGGCCCGTCGAAGATCGACCTCGGTCTGCTGATCATGGCCTACCGCGCCAGCGATGCCGGACTGTCCGTGCCCGAGTTCACCGCCCAGGTGCTCAGCGACGTGACCGGGGAGAACAAGAGCGAGCCGCAGGGCCCGCGGGACGTGGTGCTCTACGGGTTCGGCCGCATCGGCCGACTCGTCGCGCGTCTGCTCATCGAGAAGGCCGGCTCCGGGAACGGCCTGAACCTGCGCGCTGTGGTGATCCGCAGCAACGGGGAGGGCGACCTGGCCAAGCGGGCGTCACTGCTGCGTCGCGACTCGGTTCACGGCCAGTTCAACGGCACGATCAAGGTCGACAACGAAACCAACAGCCTGATCGCCAACGGCAACGTCATCAAGTTCATCCATAGCGACGACCCGGCGAACGTCGATTACACCGAGTACGGCATCGACAACGCGATCCTGATCGACAACACCGGCAAGTGGCGTGACCGCGACGGCCTGTCCAATCACCTGCGCCCCGGGATCGCGAAGGTCCTGCTGACCGCACCGGGCAAGGGTGATGTACCGAACATCGTGCACGGGGTCAACCACCTCACGCTCGATCTCGATCAGCAGATCTTCTCGTGTGCGTCGTGCACGACCAACGCGATCGTGCCGCCACTCAAGGCGATGGACGACGAGTACGGCATCTCACGCTGCCACGTGGAGACCGTGCACTCGTTCACCAACGACCAGAATCTGCTGGACAACTACCACAAGGCCGATCGTCGCGGCCGGTCCGCGCCGTTCAACCTGGTGCTCACCGAGACCGGTGCGGCCTCCGCGGTCTCCAAGGCGATGCCGGACCTGAAAGCCAAGATCAGCGGCAGCTCGATCCGCGTTCCCACCCCCGACGTGTCGATGGCGATCCTGAACCTGCAGCTGCACCGCCCGACCACCAAAGAAGAGACCCTGGAGTACCTGCGCCAGGCGTCCCTGTCGGGACCGTTGAGCCGCAACCTCGACTACACCGCGGCGACCGACGCCGTGTCGAGCGACTTCATCGGCTCCCGCGCGGCGAGCATCATCGATGCGAACGCGACGATCGTCGACGAGGACAACGTGATCCTCTACGTCTGGTACGACAACGAATTCGGCTACTCGTCCCAGGTGGTGCGGACCGTGCAGTACCTGTCGGGAATCGAGTACCCGACGTACCCGCAAATCTGATCTGGCGATAGTCGGGTATCGACGCCGACGTCGCTGAGGCGTGCTGTTCAGCGCTCCACGCTGGCCAGCACGGTGTTGTTGGCGTCGACGATGTTGAGCTTTCGCACGACTCGCCACCCTGGGTGGGCTCGACTTCCAGATCGGCCGGGTCGGCCTTGCTCAGGAGCGACGGCAGCGCCGCGAAATCGGCTGCCTGGGCGCGGCACTGCGCACAGTCTTTGAGGTGCGCCTCGAAGCGTCCGCGTTCGTCGGCGTCGAGACCGCCGAGAATGTAGGCGCCCAGCAGAACATGAGGGTCGTCGATCACAGCAGCCCCATCTCGTCGAACACCGCCCGCAGTGCGCGCACTGCGTAGTAACTGCGTGACTTCACGGTACCCACAGCAACATTGAGCCTATCCACTGCTTCAGCCAGCGTGAGATCGTCGAATGTCGACGGCCAGGAATCCGCCGACGGCCGCGATACCGAGGACGACGCTGCGCCGAGTGACCCGTGACGAGTGAACGACCGATCTCCGAACCATGAGCCACCTACCTGTGCATGTTGGGCTGGTACCCGGGGTATACGCCCAACGGGCACCGAAGGTTCACCGCGATCGAGGCAGGGTCTTCTCGCCCTGGCCCGGCAACGCCGCATCGTGTGCCGTACCCCTGGACGGACTCGAACCGTCAGCCTTCGCCGGGGCAGAAAAGACGGTAGAACCGAAATGCGACATTCCTCGAATGCGCAAACTCATTGCGATCGACACCAGCCCAACGGCGCGCGCGTTGGCACCTGAAAGAAAAGGAACATACTGCCTGCCGGACAAAACTATTTGCACAGTTCATACATGGTTCCAAACCTGTTCGTGTGCGCGAATTTGCTACGGAGGAGTCGCAGCTTCAGTTACCGTGCTGTACACCACAGCTAACTCTTACGAGCAGGATCGTCGGGAGGGAGTGGAATTAAGTATGCACCAAGAACCTTCGTCCTCATGCCGCGGATACGGCGGGGCCGGGACCGCACAGCAATGCCGTTGGGGTGGACGGAAATCCGCAGGATGACCCCAGGCCAATAACCGACACGAATAGGGA
Protein-coding regions in this window:
- a CDS encoding M56 family metallopeptidase, producing the protein MNAVTFLLGYAMALSWLAPVLFTGPISARIHPRLSVAGWLVVVATASFAWVAALVILIAGAAHSLIVRSAPAFCVETLGIASAVTLPPTVATVLVVALLAATAAVATNTTRRVIVALCRTRRANRRHTEAVRIIGRPTGHDGVVAITAEQPTAYCVSGGRRSAIVVTTAALELLKPPALAAVLAHERAHLRGRHHHVIAMLNTLAAALPGLPLMRAAAQSVPALLEMCADDAATRRHGREPLLASLVALSTRHRLPDGVLAAAGTAVIDRVTRLMHPQQESWWRPQPVAMSLIVVAIAVAPAFALTLCTL
- a CDS encoding TetR/AcrR family transcriptional regulator codes for the protein MSRPYRGQAADARSAERRARLIRAGVDLVGTRGVTAMTMRAVCREAELSQKFFYESFTDTDELLREVYRSTFEHARQVIAAAGDSTADLTSRTRAGVAAAAQLVRDDPRICRILLVEPIADLSLRHFVRDTVGAMSGVQAPNDEADTAATARLKMQYATVFGAIISLFIEWTEGNLGSDRDAFVDHVSIMLVSSPLFDDGIQPVPSTGQPARTPRISRSS
- a CDS encoding lipase family protein, producing MLMIGSLVASTTVAFADTGDEPQYQEFYLPPDPLPPGAPGDVIRTEPSRLVLEPSGQLGAIMATGTRIMYRSTDSRGNPIAVTGTYFEPYNDWPGKGPRPLIVYAPGTQGQGNQCAPSRQFNQGIHYSGGWDIMVNYEEAFVATLVARGFAIVMTDYQGLGTDSMHTYVNRLAEGQAVLDAGRAAMKLPDTSLDPHGPVAFWGYSQGGGATASAAELASAYAPELNIVGTYAGAPPADLKELLPYADGSALVGVVGYALNGVIAAYPEAADAIRSKLTQRGKDMLESVSRQCVGQTIVDFAFRHLQPYFNEDIRKLVQQEPFSSLFDLQKLGRYKPNAPVLINSNRYDPLVPWTAANQLGRDWCAQGADVEFRTNEQPPFLNKLVINHALPMLVDGEPAMQWIAARFNGEPTTPNCGQF
- a CDS encoding BlaI/MecI/CopY family transcriptional regulator — encoded protein: MGIKGFGDLEAVVMEVLWSRAEPSTVRSVHDELVTKRQIAYTTVMSTMDNLFRKGWLEREKVGLAYSYRPVMTREEHSAQLMRTVFESGGNSELILNFFLEQIVDDDSKELRQALKRFTEEQPR
- a CDS encoding type II toxin-antitoxin system VapC family toxin, which encodes MSGLLLDTHVLLWLLEDNPRLGTAARERITESAAVFASAAGTWELAIKAAIGKLTLPGDFDDAIGRSGVQDLPITRRHALASDVTALPHKDPFDAILVAQATVERLTLLTADAKLLAAVPDAVDARI
- a CDS encoding DUF1214 domain-containing protein, whose product is MAAPSAGEPRAEVTAWNAFVDGLHTAGEQLAVDTAELPETERADGFRALLRAVSNQLGRLEVDRDKPEFVAFNGWRQKFLMDNPDFQYWVADVRPGGRYRIRGNRGDASYVSITVYAGAGGTVAQANSRIDSDGITFDADGDYQVTVGGDRQASDWLELPDRATVIWVRHFHDDTQTDRIGWCAIEAIQPSPVPSPAPIDPARFGRQLAKVSTAITHLPQIWTAAAAADRESPNQMRHWTEMAGGAVYTEPAIHYLRGGWQLGPDEALLIEGDLVACRYWNILAYSRFLNSLDYRHRRVSYTGVTAKLDDGRYRFVVAATDPGPAAGDWIDSEGRAFGIVVMRFLQPDQQPPLPATRVVRLTDLAEHS
- a CDS encoding TetR/AcrR family transcriptional regulator produces the protein MLGQDGARGVSHPKVDKRAEVPDGTTSFYFRTRDALMHAIAVRLNELDLADLSLLTELADTDRTEFAGTLGFATLIMYSATEPWLTRTKARYELALQAGRDDELAATLSASVEGFYGLARAVVTEWHDTEENPMVPEVIDEQAKALFSFVNGVMMTFVIGQPLVDTADQLDRLIRGVLAGWPVEGTG
- a CDS encoding cytochrome c biogenesis CcdA family protein; translation: MNGIGLLGAFLGGLASLLSPCSALLLPSFFAYAFDRTRLLVRRTLAFWVGLCVVLVPLGAGVGALGSVVTRYRSEVTMVGGLVLIGFGLMTLLGKGFGLSAMQRMTARIDISGTVSVLALGAVYGLAGFCAGPLLGAVLTMSAMGADPAYGALLMAVYALGMAAPLFLIAWLWDRFNLSERTWLRGRPVRLGPLETHTTSLLTGVVFIALGGLFLFTDGTADLGGPLSVDAQYDLQVWLGRLASGVSDPWLILGVVVALLVWRSIRLWRRSYYRAT
- a CDS encoding type II toxin-antitoxin system Phd/YefM family antitoxin yields the protein MSTVNIHDAKTRLSQLLARVESGETITIARAGRPIADLVPHTRVDIVFGGLTGRIGYDTAHFDDTDGNLNALFGIE
- a CDS encoding DsbA family protein produces the protein MVGLLAVALVWGPGVGRAYAAEAATAGDVLSIGDPAAPGQIDLYLDPLCPYSGKMVQEQGAEIGRRIEDGKLHVNLRLVNFLEKYSASGTYDSRAIYAAFIVADHSRSSDITWRFIEQIFAADQQPEEQGATDLSNDQLAGLADRAGAPPSAQDMIKLGLPIPFDGHAIGTNNLPLLRGFPEPGVPLVAIDGNSVDGNSDWLAQLAH